The Pan troglodytes isolate AG18354 chromosome 8, NHGRI_mPanTro3-v2.0_pri, whole genome shotgun sequence genome window below encodes:
- the LOC743506 gene encoding large ribosomal subunit protein eL21-like, with translation FAKVTNTKGKRRGTRYMFSRPFRKHGVVPLATYMRIYKKGDIVDIKGMGTVQKGMPHKCYHGKTGRVYNVTQHAVGIVVNKQVKDKILAERINVCIEHIKHSKSRDSFLKRVKENDQKKKEAKEKGTWVQLKRQPAPPREAHFVRTNGKEPELLEPIPYGFMA, from the coding sequence TTCGCCAAAGTAAcgaacacaaagggaaagaggagaggcacccgatatatgttctctaggccttttagaaaacatggagttgttcctttggccacatatatgcgaatctataagaaaggtgatattgtagacatcaagggaatgggtactgttcaaaaaggaatgccccacaagtgttaccatggcaaaactggaagagtctacaatgttacccagcatgctgttggcattgttgtaaacaaaCAAGTTAAGGACAAGATTCTTGCCGAGAGAATTAATGTGTGTATTGAGCACATTAAGCACTCTAAGAGCCGAGACAGCTTCCTGAAACGcgtgaaggaaaatgatcagaaaaagaaagaagccaaagagaaaggtacctGGGTTCAACTAAAGCGTcagcctgctccacccagagaagcacactttgtgagaaccaatgggaaggagcctgagctgctggaacctATTCCCTATGGATTCATGGCATAA